A genome region from Glycine max cultivar Williams 82 chromosome 5, Glycine_max_v4.0, whole genome shotgun sequence includes the following:
- the LOC100810240 gene encoding RING-H2 finger protein ATL20 yields the protein MAPSAILLCAFCIFLSNLQSTRGSKQINCNTLRCGDIDIQFPFGLRGSNQDRGCRYYPVQSFQLSCLHGGTQTILTLPGFGNLTVKSIDYESQSIRVNDPDGCLPKRFLQKWSLSVSDSPFVLNPMIYGTIPFNLTFLRCPSNVTDSSQYPLVPISCLSNNSNYSVIASWSQPIMSSPSLSQQCQVMSRALVPLPVLDMPMWPFWPDLNTDLDLVWTEPDCRNCALSGQVCGFSKEKTKTPQVRCFARDSTKGLSRSAKYGLAIGVGIPGLLCLIGISCCICGKLTNRRRSADLPVTISLEPVPFVMGLDGATIDKYPKTLIGESGRLLKPNDNTCAICLSEYQPKETLRSIPECNHYFHADCIDEWLRLNATCPLCRNSPEASSTASFFSLSPTSSSSSRSPQ from the exons ATGGCTCCCTCAGCCATATTATTATGTGCTTTTTGCATCTTCCTTTCCAATCTCCAAAGCACAAGAGGGAGCAAACAGATCAACTGCAACACCTTGCGTTGCGGCGATATAGATATTCAGTTCCCTTTCGGTTTGAGAGGATCCAACCAAGATCGTGGCTGCAGGTATTACCCAGTTCAAAGCTTCCAACTTTCGTGCCTCCACGGAGGAACACAAACCATTCTCACCCTCCCAGGCTTCGGTAACTTAACCGTCAAAAGCATCGATTACGAATCCCAAAGCATCCGAGTCAACGACCCAGATGGGTGTCTCCCGAAACGGTTCTTACAAAAGTGGAGCCTTTCGGTTTCGGATTCACCTTTTGTTTTAAACCCCATGATTTATGGGACAATTCCCTTTAACCTCACTTTCCTGCGATGCCCCTCCAACGTGACGGACTCGTCTCAATACCCCTTGGTGCCAATTTCGTGCCTGAGCAACAACAGCAACTACTCGGTCATAGCTTCGTGGTCGCAACCTATTATGTCGTCACCCTCGTTGTCTCAACAGTGCCAGGTCATGTCTCGGGCTCTTGTCCCTCTCCCCGTGTTGGACATGCCCATGTGGCCCTTCTGGCCCGATCTCAACACTGATCTTGATTTGGTTTGGACCGAACCCGATTGTAGGAACTGTGCACTCAGTGGCCAAGTTTGTGGGTTCTCCAAGGAGAAAACTAAAACCCCTCAAGTTCGGTGTTTCGCTAGGGACTCCACCAAAG GTCTTTCAAGAAGTGCCAAATATGGGTTAGCAATAGGAGTGGGAATACCTGGACTCTTGTGTCTAATCGGGATTTCTTGCTGTATCTGCGGCAAGCTAACAAATCGTCGACGTAGCGCGGATCTTCCGGTGACAATTTCCCTAGAACCCGTCCCTTTCGTAATGGGACTGGACGGTGCCACAATTGACAAGTATCCCAAAACTCTTATTGGGGAGAGTGGGCGCTTACTGAAGCCCAATGACAACACCTGCGCAATTTGCCTCTCTGAATATCAACCCAAAGAGACCTTGAGGAGCATTCCCGAATGTAACCATTATTTTCACGCAGATTGCATAGATGAGTGGCTCAGATTGAATGCCACGTGTCCCTTGTGCAGGAATTCGCCTGAGGCATCTTCCactgcttcttttttttccttgtctCCCACTTCTTCATCGTCCTCTCGGTCTCCACAgtaa
- the LOC100809707 gene encoding uncharacterized protein, which yields MELSIKATGCSSYGRALASHARGTGFDSPHLHSFTVHATPILPFHHPSSSLPKHTNTNTPFPSLLFFSTSSLPNHSSFREPEPQWNLQRHRCQLIGPTTLPPTTPCRSSPTTLQGLAAVLRVSDALRVIRYICEVGVSPGEEIPFGKIVKCPSCRIAVGVAQPQQGILIVSCAKCRCQYELVLGDIVSIESEEISMDITAWERGLRYVKLMKQSIPAAVHSIVVQTPSGLTRTHRFATETVDLPAQEGERVTVAVAALSNVYRKVGPFKFSPRAPDFYPENTSRSQ from the exons ATGGAACTTTCCATCAAAGCAAC GGGGTGTAGCTCATATGGTAGAGCGCTCGCTTCGCATGCGAGAGGCACGGGGTTCGATTCCCCGCACCTCCATTCTTTTACGGTGCACGCAACTCCAATTTTGCCCTTCCACcacccttcttcttctctccccAAACACACCAACACTAACACTCCTTTTCCCTCtctattatttttctcaacTTCCTCACTCCCCAACCATTCGAGCTTCCGTGAGCCAGAGCCACAATGGAACCTCCAACGTCACCGCTGCCAACTTATTGGACCAACAACTCTTCCTCCGACGACGCCTTGCAGATCATCGCCGACAACTCTTCAGGGTTTAGCGGCCGTGTTAAGGGTTTCTGACGCTCTTAGGGTTATTAGATATATTTGCGAAGTCGGCGTTTCTCCTGGTGAGGAG ATTCCGTTTGGGAAAATAGTCAAATGCCCTAGCTGTCGGATAGCTGTAGGTGTTGCACAGCCACAACAAGGTATTCTG ATAGTATCTTGTGCAAAGTGTCGTTGCCAATACGAACTTGTTTTGGGAGACATAGTCAGTATTGAATCAGAAGAAATCAG CATGGACATCACCGCATGGGAAAGGGGGTTAAGATACGTGAAATTGATGAAGCAAAGCATTCCTGCTGCTGTTCACTCTATTGTG GTGCAGACCCCTTCTGGTCTGACTCGCACTCATAGATTTGCAACTGAAACAGTTGATCTGCCAGCACAAGAAGGCGAAAGGGTAACTGTTGCTGTGGCAGCTCTGTCTAATGTATATAGAAAGGTGGGCCCCTTTAAATTCAGTCCAAGGGCCCCTGATTTCTATCCTG AGAATACAAGCAGAAGCCAATGA